One Spinacia oleracea cultivar Varoflay chromosome 4, BTI_SOV_V1, whole genome shotgun sequence DNA segment encodes these proteins:
- the LOC110802864 gene encoding uncharacterized protein has translation MIFDYTELPSLPESTDDIDELPSIMEEYFSIPVPDGDLTCVATLNSDQQIAYDTIMNVVISKGRTSHSTFQLPLNPDSSSTCSFTKRSKTVILLKNSSIIVWDEDPMTHRYQFKVVDRSLKDLMGNDLPFGGKIILFGGDFRQVLPVVRNGTRAQMIEASFVRSPMWRHIRILRLRENMRLIDDNGFANFLLSVGNGNEPTISDQMIRLPTGMVIPSMADSSIEALIDQVFPSLSEHVGDGNFIVEREIITPLNEDVDRINNKVVEKFLGEGKTYYSFDYVPEGKRNLYQQEFLNSISTSGLPPHALTLKPGDNFIDAEVLIGHSRGNRVFLPRIPLKTTEDIKLPFEMVKKKFPVKLSFALTINKSLRQTIPHVCIYLPDHVFSHGHLYVALPRGILENTTKIVVGKGKVQYCQVAAYACRVDHVDKVIYEACNPGLKKVVIFQGLQKCQSCNITNAVTAPTYHI, from the exons ATGATTTTTGACTACACGGAGTTGCCAAGTTTACCTGAAAGTACTGATGACATTGACGAGCTTCCTTCTATCATGGAGGAGTACTTTTCTATTCCGGTTCCAGATGGGGATTTAACATGCGTTGCCACTCTCAATAGTGACCAACAAATTGCATACGATACAATAATGAATGTTGTCATTTCAAAG GGAAGAACATCACATTCGACTTTTCAGCTTCCACTTAATCCGGATAGCTCATCAACTTGCTCATTCACCAAACGTTCCAAAACTGTAATTCTCCTAAAAAATTCTTCCATTATCGTATGGGATGAGGACCCAATGACACACAGATATCAATTTAAAGTTGTTGATCGGTCACTCAAGGATTTAATGGGAAACGACTTGCCGTTTGGGGGGAAAATTATTCTGTTCGGTGGTGATTTCAGACAGGTTTTACCGGTGGTTCGAAATGGAACTAGAGCTCAAATGATTGAAGCATCTTTTGTCAGGTCCCCTATGTGGAGACACATTCGTATTTTGCGTTTGAGAGAAAATATGAGATTAATAGATGATAATGGCTTTGCTAATTTCTTACTCTCCGTTGGGAATGGTAATGAACCTACTATTTCAGATCAGATGATAAGGTTACCAACTGGCATGGTTATACCATCAATGGCAGATAGTTCGATCGAGGCTTTGATCGACCAGGTCTTTCCAAGTTTAAGTGAGCACGTTGGTGATGGAAATTTTATAGTTGAAAGGGAAATCATCACACCCCTGAACGAAGATGTTGATAGGATAAATAATAAGGTTGTGGAAAAGTTTCTCGGAGAAGGAAAAACGTATTATTCGTTTGATTATGTTCCTGAAGGTAAGAGAAATTTGTATCAACAAGAGTTTTTGAATTCAATTTCTACGTCGGGATTGCCTCCTCATGCTCTCACCCTGAAACCTGGG GACAATTTCATTGATGCTGAGGTATTAATCGGACATTCGAGGGGGAACAGAGTGTTTTTGCCAAGAATTCCCTTGAAAACAACCGAAGATATAAAATTGCCATTCGAGATGGTCAAAAAGAAATTTCCTGTGAAGTTGAGTTTTGCCTTGACTATCAACAAGTCTCTGAGACAAACTATTCCACATGTTTGCATATACCTCCCTGATCATGTATTCAGCCACGGTCATCTATATGTTGCATTACCACGAGGAATTTTAGAGAACACGACAAAGATCGTGGtaggaaagggaaag GTACAATACTGTCAAGTTGCTGCATATGCATGTCGGGTTGATCATGTTGATAAAGTCATATATGAAGCATGCAATCCTGGCCTGAAAAAGGTTGTCATTTTTCAAGGACTTCAAAAGTGTCAATCTTGCAATATCACCAATGCT GTTACTGCTCCGACTTACCATATTTGA
- the LOC110802867 gene encoding PHD finger protein MALE MEIOCYTE DEATH 1 — protein MSLPTLKSRKRKRAPKLFNLNTFCYPGCPIELKGAFRDNIRVFLQECAEMEEYDIDSMTVWCTLLVQETRGVVFPLYTIEENVKLSKQPFCDHCRCCGWSHHYMSKRKYHVIIPRDTEWSKPLGSDVRELQTHLLHGLIHCNGFGHLVCINGIEGGSKYLCGREIMDLWDRICTNLHVRKISVEDTSTKRSMDIRLLHSIAYGHPWFGRWGYRFSHGSFGVQAHHHQKAVEVLSSIDLDDLICNLPKSNKTADVKQIIYSYRNLSETRLITLRDLLRFMLTLKSKTPLKTKVALAQAVLRTPSSPQIFTTKICVQNRPFNARAKPIKCRKFENLVASMDSRWPKRRLEFTAEVIVNTLKENKENKSSNSGMTRQEVRDAARAHIGDTGLLDYVLKSMNHVIVGDHIVRRRTDPVNRVLQYTIHEVGEASSSSSPSPSPSPAKGKASAPVLALTEGSGVDIYRDVCIIYKQVLVGQSHSDMLGLSVRVILDSKHLVKEWPFKDDDDQLLRFICKILPSSNEFDMELSRNISPGEVIILPLHASFGELKVAAQHALRDTYCIMDHYIVTDIENLESLNDEEVIFGEVESSCELGVRGSGIDLNSELRYEGGTDNWTVRCSCGATDDDGERMVSCDICEAWQHTRCTGIEDTETVPPLFVCQTCCSSLMPPRVENISFPDNQNFQDMTFPQAVEESWMTFSY, from the exons ATGTCGCTACCCACTTTAAAGAGTAGGAAGAGAAAGAGAGCTCCAAAACTCTTTAACCTTAACACATTTTGCTACCCAGGTTGCCCGATTGAACTAAAAGGAGCTTTTCGAGATAATATTAGGGTATTTCTTCAAGAATGTGCCGAAATGGAAGAATACGACATCGATTCTATGACAGTTTGGTGTACTCTTCTTGTTCAAGAAACCAGAGGTGTTGTTTTTCCTCTTTACACCATCGAAGAAAATGTCAAGCTCTCTAAACAGCCCTTCTGTGATCATTGCCGCTGTTGTG GATGGAGTCATCACTATATGtcaaaaaggaagtaccatgtGATAATTCCCCGTGATACAGAGTGGAGCAAGCCACTTGGCAGTGATGTCCGTGAGCTTCAAACACACCTTTTGCATGGACTGATTCATTGCAATGGCTTTGGTCATCTTGTATGCATCAATGGGATTGAAGGAGGTTCCAAGTATCTCTGCGGAAGAGAGATCATGGATCTATGGGATCGGATCTGTACAAACCTTCATGTAAG AAAGATCTCAGTCGAGGATACATCAACAAAGAGGTCAATGGATATTCGACTACTCCATAGCATTGCATATGGACACCCATGGTTTGGCAGATGGGGTTATAGATTTAGCCATGGAAGTTTTGGGGTTCAAGCACACCATCACCAAAAAGCTGTAGAGGTTCTTAGTTCAATTGATCTGGATGACCTGATTTGCAATCTCCcaaaatcaaataaaacagCAGATGTAAAGCAAATCATTTACTCCTACAGAAATTTGAGTGAGACCCGTCTCATCACATTGAGAGATCTCCTCAGGTTCATGCTGACCTTGAAGTCTAAAACTCCACTTAAGACCAAAGTAGCCTTGGCCCAAGCCGTGTTGCGTACCCCCTCCTCACCTCAAATATTCACAACCAAAATTTGTGTGCAAAACAGGCCGTTTAATGCAAGAGCAAAGCCCATTAAGTGCAGGAAGTTTGAAAATCTGGTAGCTAGCATGGACAGCAGATGGCCGAAACGGAGACTAGAATTTACAGCTGAAGTTATTGTGAATACCCTGAAGgaaaataaggaaaacaaaTCCTCAAATAGTGGAATGACTAGACAAGAAGTTCGAGATGCTGCGAGAGCTCATATTGGAGATACAGGGCTGCTTGATTATGTCCTGAAATCCATGAACCACGTGATTGTAGGAGATCACATAGTTCGACGTAGAACTGACCCAGTGAACAGAGTTCTGCAATACACCATACATGAAGTTGGTGaagcttcatcttcatcttcacctTCACCATCACCTTCACCTGCCAAAGGTAAAGCATCTGCACCGGTTTTAGCACTCACTGAAGGCTCTGGAGTTGACATTTATCGAGATGTATGTATCATATACAAACAGGTGTTGGTAGGCCAGTCTCATTCCGATATGTTGGGCTTGTCTGTTAGAGTAATACTAGACAGCAAACATTTGGTAAAGGAGTGGCCTTTCAAGGATGATGATGACCAATTACTAAGATTCATATGCAAGATCCTGCCAAGTTCAAATGAGTTTGACATGGAATTATCTAGGAATATTTCTCCTGGTGAAGTAATTATACTTCCATTACATGCCTCATTTGGTGAGTTGAAGGTAGCAGCTCAACATGCATTGCGGGATACTTATTGCATTATGGATCACTATATAGTGACTGATATTGAGAATTTAGAGAGTTTGAATGATGAAGAAGTAATATTTGGTGAAGTTGAGTCAAGTTGTGAACTTGGTGTTAGAGGAAGTGGGATTGACTTGAACAGTGAGTTGAGGTATGAGGGTGGAACTGACAATTGGACAGTGAGATGTTCATGTGGAGCAACAGATGATGATGGAGAGAGAATGGTGTCATGCGATATTTGTGAGGCATGGCAACACACAAGATGTACGGGCATTGAAGATACAGAAACAGTTCCTCCTCTTTTCGTATGCCAAACTTGTTGTTCTTCACTAATGCCTCCTAGAGTTGAAAACATCTCTTTTCCTGATAACCAAAACTTTCAAGATATGACATTTCCACAAGCAGTAGAGGAATCCTGGATGACATTCTCTTACTGA